TAGTGCTTTTCCAAAACGAGGGGAGACTATTCCTGAGCTGCCCTTGGTTTGGTTTGGAATATTCGATAAGCCGACTCAACATCTTTTTTCAGTGTATCACGACGAAGATGAACACCTTTCGGATGAATGGCAACCTCAGGTATCTCAGGAGGAATATAAAACAATTATCAAGGACATTCATGAAAATATTTCGTGCGGAAATGTATATCAGGTAAACTATACATTTCCCATAGAAAGTAATTGGAATGGAAATCTTATTTCCCTTTTCTATCGTTTATGTTTTGCTCAGGGGGAAGGATATTTTGCCTATATACAAACAGACAATTACACGGTTCTTTCAATATCCCCCGAATTATTTTTCTATTATCGAAATGGAGAGATAACGTTAAAGCCAATGAAAGGCACCCGTCCTCGTGGTAGATGGCAAAAAGAAGATAACGATAATCTCTATGAACTACAAAACGACCCCAAAGACCGTGCAGAAAACCTCATGATTGTGGATTTGTTAAGGAATGATGTGGGAAAGATAGCGGATTTTGGGAGTGTTGAAGTGCCCTCATTGTTTACATGCGAACCTTATCGCACCGTTTGGCAGATGACCTCTACCATAAAGGCAAGAACAGACAAAAGTTGGGTGGAGATAATTAAAGCACTTTTTCCATCCGGTTCCGTTACAGGTGCCCCTAAAATATATGCAATGAAACTTATCCAACAATATGAACGGTTTCCCCGTGGAATATATTGTGGGACTGTTGGCTGGATTACACCTCAAAATGAAGCCATTTTTAATGTTGCTATTCGGACTTTATTACACCATCGTAAAACACAAATTGCTCGTTATTATGTTGGAAGTGGTATTGTATGGGACTCCGACGCTGACAAAGAATGGGCTGAATGTCTTGACAAAGGGGCTATTCTTAATAAATTCCCATCGTATTTTGAACTTATTGAAACCATGCGGGTAGAAAATGGCGAAATATTTCTGCTGGATTACCATCTCCAAAGACTGCGAGATAGTGCTGACCGTTTTTCTTTCCCTGTATCCATCTCCCAATTAAAAGAAACATTAATAAACTATATAAGCAAAATACCTGATAATCTATATCGAATAAAAATATCCCTTTCACCTATGGGAGAATTCTTTATTGAACACAATCCTTCCATAGGTTCTACAAAACTACGAGTAGGTCTGGCAAAAAGTCCCCTACATTCGCAACATTTGTTTTTATACCACAAAACCAGTTGTCGCACGATATACGAACAGGCACGGCAGGAACGGTCGGATTGTGAAGATGTTCTGTTATGGAATGAAAAGGGATGTATTACAGAAAGCACGATTGCCAATGTCGTTGTGCAATTCGGAAAAAAGATGTTTACACCACCGATACATTGTGGGTTGTTGCCCGGGACTTTCCGTCAATATCTGCTGGATACTCACCAGATAGAAGAACGGGAAATTTCAATAGAAGAACTCAACAATGCCGATGCAATTTGTTTGATTAATTCCGTTCGTAAATGGATAGAAGTTGTATGGGTAGAGCCAAAATTATGATAAAATAAATCTTTGCTAAATATTTTTAATAATAAAGACCTATTTATGTAATTAAGAAGTTTAAATTCATTTGCTATATTTGGTAAAGTATTAGCAAGTGGGAAAAAACTGAATATAAAGGGAATGACTTATGGCGCTGAGCAAGAAACAGCAGAAAATTGTAGATGTGTTAAATAAAAGAGTGGAGTTATGTCGAGAGTTTTTAAATGACTGGCTCTTGTTTAATCAGTTGATTAATGCTTATCCCAGTCCGGGAGCCAATAAGGCTCAATTAGAAAATCAATTTTTGAAGATAAAAAGTAAGATAGCCCGCACTCATAAAGTATTAAAAGAGATGTTAATGGAAGATTATCAAATCGATTCAAACTTGATGAATCTTGTTTCCGCATC
This is a stretch of genomic DNA from Candidatus Hydrogenedens sp.. It encodes these proteins:
- the pabB gene encoding aminodeoxychorismate synthase component I gives rise to the protein MVPQVIILHQQKEWHFEKPLEVVIASRIEEVLPSLYKVQQWVEHGKYAVGWITYEAGPAFDSAFPKRGETIPELPLVWFGIFDKPTQHLFSVYHDEDEHLSDEWQPQVSQEEYKTIIKDIHENISCGNVYQVNYTFPIESNWNGNLISLFYRLCFAQGEGYFAYIQTDNYTVLSISPELFFYYRNGEITLKPMKGTRPRGRWQKEDNDNLYELQNDPKDRAENLMIVDLLRNDVGKIADFGSVEVPSLFTCEPYRTVWQMTSTIKARTDKSWVEIIKALFPSGSVTGAPKIYAMKLIQQYERFPRGIYCGTVGWITPQNEAIFNVAIRTLLHHRKTQIARYYVGSGIVWDSDADKEWAECLDKGAILNKFPSYFELIETMRVENGEIFLLDYHLQRLRDSADRFSFPVSISQLKETLINYISKIPDNLYRIKISLSPMGEFFIEHNPSIGSTKLRVGLAKSPLHSQHLFLYHKTSCRTIYEQARQERSDCEDVLLWNEKGCITESTIANVVVQFGKKMFTPPIHCGLLPGTFRQYLLDTHQIEEREISIEELNNADAICLINSVRKWIEVVWVEPKL